Proteins co-encoded in one Natronorubrum daqingense genomic window:
- a CDS encoding DUF5810 domain-containing protein gives MGYACPVCEAEQADAVHLANHLAITASLGREGHGEWLEEYAPEWSECSPEELGERVAPHAEEIETPEFEGTSHGHDHGRPGGLEQGLAQQSRQPGRGSLSTAAESALQEAQEMTRRMHDDSAESDSEEVADEETAETDDGSTERENENA, from the coding sequence GTGTCCGGTTTGTGAAGCGGAACAAGCAGACGCCGTCCACCTCGCGAATCATCTCGCGATTACGGCTTCACTCGGTCGGGAGGGTCATGGCGAGTGGCTCGAGGAGTACGCACCGGAGTGGAGCGAGTGTTCTCCCGAGGAGTTAGGCGAACGCGTCGCGCCTCACGCCGAGGAGATCGAGACGCCGGAGTTCGAGGGGACGAGCCACGGCCACGACCACGGTCGTCCGGGTGGTCTCGAGCAAGGTCTCGCTCAGCAGAGTCGCCAGCCCGGGCGCGGATCGCTGTCGACTGCGGCCGAAAGTGCATTGCAGGAAGCACAGGAGATGACGCGACGGATGCACGACGACTCTGCGGAGAGCGACTCTGAGGAGGTCGCCGACGAGGAGACGGCCGAGACGGACGACGGGTCGACCGAGCGCGAAAACGAAAACGCGTAA
- a CDS encoding DUF5809 family protein, with the protein MHTVGTFTFETAVDARERYDEVGPAAQTVVREVAKSMSFDREEYDERVTGDVVETTRDALFASLLTVRVGTKAEFEEWRASYEGEVTVAGHEAVDNVVWHVGPEDEAVAATFQNEEDAAIATLRRQAFGRLYRELV; encoded by the coding sequence ATGCACACGGTGGGAACGTTCACCTTCGAGACGGCTGTAGACGCCCGCGAACGCTACGACGAGGTCGGTCCGGCAGCCCAGACCGTCGTTCGGGAGGTCGCAAAGTCGATGTCGTTCGACCGCGAGGAGTACGACGAGCGGGTCACGGGCGACGTCGTCGAGACGACTCGAGATGCGCTGTTCGCGAGTTTGCTCACGGTTCGCGTCGGAACGAAAGCTGAGTTCGAAGAGTGGCGTGCATCCTACGAGGGTGAGGTGACCGTCGCCGGCCACGAGGCGGTCGACAACGTCGTCTGGCACGTTGGGCCCGAGGACGAGGCCGTCGCCGCGACCTTCCAGAACGAGGAAGATGCGGCGATCGCGACGCTTCGCCGACAGGCGTTCGGTCGATTGTATCGGGAACTCGTCTGA